A stretch of the Mustela nigripes isolate SB6536 chromosome X, MUSNIG.SB6536, whole genome shotgun sequence genome encodes the following:
- the AKAP14 gene encoding A-kinase anchor protein 14 — protein sequence MDGTKNFNIQKMDVDQSPTSQETDKEEDNVDVNELALEIVKNAIRAAVQSMEEAEKPTKSIKWITHGEFTAERGRKQIEEFVLTWEYQDRWVHYTQFIEREDRIHSYHYIYCVRWSIPTAKRPMPPVTASAFFTIKITKNKPPDMPIEISYTFEGLSLVHRPGMTRFREKWLRDIIEAKNILMESIPF from the exons ATGGATGGGACCAAAAATTTCAATATCCAGAAGATGGATGTGGATCAAAGTCCTACAAGCCAGGAGACAGACAAAGAAGAGGACAATGTCGATGTGAATGAACTAGCTCTAGAGATAGTGAAGAATGCCATCCGTGCTGCTGTTCAGAGTATggaag AAGCTGAAAAGCCCACCAAAAGCATCAAATGGATCACACACGGTGAATTCACAGCAGAAAGGGGCCGCAAACAGATCGAGGAGTTCGTCCTG ACGTGGGAGTATCAGGACCGCTGGGTGCACTACACACAGTTTATAGAGCGGGAAGACCGGATTCACAGCTACCACTACATCTACTGTGTACGCTGGAGCATCCCAACCGCTAAGAGACCCATGCCGCCAgtcactgcctctgccttcttcacCATCAAGATCACCAAAAACAAACCTCCA GATATGCCCATTGAGATCTCTTATACCTTTGAGGGCCTTTCGTTAGTTCACAG ACCAGGAATGACTCGCTTTCGAGAAAAATGGCTGAGGGACATTATTGaggccaaaaatattttaatggagtCAATTCCCTTCTAA